The Cytobacillus oceanisediminis genomic interval TTAACGGTCGGGTCATGGACCCATTTGCCCGAACTTGAAAAACAGCAGCTGGAAAAGCATAAAGGCAGGGTCGTTTCTGTTGAAGACCTTATTAAAGATGAAGAAAGAAAGGAAACAGCCGCAGTCATTAAGATTGCCTATCCCACTGTTAATTTCAGTCCGGATTTACCGGCAATATTAACAACAGTCTTTGGAAAACTGTCATTGGACGGAAAGATTAAATTGTTAGATTTACAGTTTTCCAATGAACTTAAAAGCTTTTTCCCCGGGCCTCGATTCGGGATTGACGGACTGAGGGAAAAACTGAATGTATATGACAGACCCCTTCTGATGAGCATCTTCAAAGGGGTGCTCGGCAAAGACATGGATTTTTTAACTTCGCAGCTGAGGGAACAGGCCCTAGGGGGCATCGACCTTGTAAAAGATGATGAAATTCTATTTGAAAACCGCCTTACACCTTTTGAAGCCCGGATAACCGAAGGCAAAGAAGTGCTAAGGCAGGTTTATGAGGAAACAGGCCACCGTACCCTATATGCTGTAAATTTAACAGGCAGGTCTTTTGAATTAAAAGATAAGGCAAGGAAGGCATCCAGACTTGGTGCAGATCTTCTTCTGTTCAATGTATTCTCTTATGGGCTCGATGTTTTGCAGTCATTAAGAGAAGATGATGAGATTGGGCTGCCTATCATGGCACATCCTGCAGTTAGTGGAGCTCTTTCTGCTTCAAGTGTTTATGGGATTTCCTATCCTTTGCTTTTAGGCAAACTCCTCAGGTATGCAGGTGCAGACTTGTCTCTATTCCCTTCCCCTTATGGATCGGTTGCCCTTGAAAAAACTCAGGCATTATCAATTGGGGATGCTCTGACTAAGAATGATTTCTGCAAAAGAACCTTTCCGGTTCCATCAGCCGGCATCCATCCGGGTCTTGTGCCTCTGCTTTTCGAAGACTTCGGAATAGACAGTGTAATCAATGCCGGAGGCGGCGTACATGGGCATCCGGATGGGGCAAGAGGAGGCGGTTTGGCATTCCGCCAGGCAATTGATTTAATTTTAAAGGGGGCTTCTTTGACAGATGCTCCATCAAACTTCCCTGAATTAAAAAAAGCGATTGATCTGTGGGGGTACAAAGAGGTGGCTGTAAAGAATGGCTAAAATAGCGGTTTTTTGTGATTTTGATGGAACTATTACCGAAAATGATAACATCATTCATATCATGAAGCACTTTGCTCCTTCCCAATGGGAAGGGATAAAAAATCAAGTTCTGGGACAGGAAATTTCCATTCAAGAAGGAGTAG includes:
- a CDS encoding 2,3-diketo-5-methylthiopentyl-1-phosphate enolase, with the translated sequence MSEIIATYLIHDEKHNPEKKAGEIALGLTVGSWTHLPELEKQQLEKHKGRVVSVEDLIKDEERKETAAVIKIAYPTVNFSPDLPAILTTVFGKLSLDGKIKLLDLQFSNELKSFFPGPRFGIDGLREKLNVYDRPLLMSIFKGVLGKDMDFLTSQLREQALGGIDLVKDDEILFENRLTPFEARITEGKEVLRQVYEETGHRTLYAVNLTGRSFELKDKARKASRLGADLLLFNVFSYGLDVLQSLREDDEIGLPIMAHPAVSGALSASSVYGISYPLLLGKLLRYAGADLSLFPSPYGSVALEKTQALSIGDALTKNDFCKRTFPVPSAGIHPGLVPLLFEDFGIDSVINAGGGVHGHPDGARGGGLAFRQAIDLILKGASLTDAPSNFPELKKAIDLWGYKEVAVKNG